Proteins co-encoded in one Sesamum indicum cultivar Zhongzhi No. 13 unplaced genomic scaffold, S_indicum_v1.0 scaffold00615, whole genome shotgun sequence genomic window:
- the LOC110011481 gene encoding uncharacterized protein LOC110011481 — MEWMKGVTNAPWFFFTRLRNEGQQGESCKLMMNTESPIWEQQAVVNEFVSFFQNLLGGERRRDVVDIRFLRPWAWHLLTDDEANSVLLPFTPVDVKQVVFDIAEDKASGPDGYSSGFFKAAWPMWDRVIEANSVLLPFTPVDVKQVVFDIAEDKASGPDGYSSGFFKAAWPMWDRRWIEECVTTTSFSVGLNGKPHGFFTGARGLRQGDPLSSYLFVLVMEVLHLGFLQLIDQKELKLNVQKSHLIISGSTQGLREDILTLLGFQEGQLSMSVYWASAIILSKKIIKEIEKRLRAFLWKGIGNSGYAKVAWNDVCRPVEEGGQGIRDVATLNQALMSKKLCDVIRCERTSIWVDWLYASRLQNTSVWTVRDDRGS, encoded by the exons TggagtggatgaagggggtgaccaatgctccaTGGTTTTTTTTCACAAGATTGCGCAACGAAGGACAACAAGGAGAATcttgcaaattaatgatgaacACGGAGTCACCCATATGGGAGCAGCAGGCGGTGGTAAATGAATTTGTCTCCTTCTTCCAAAACCTGCTAGGAGGAGAGAGACGACGAGATGTAGTTGATATCCGGTTCCTTAGACCATGGGCATGGCATTTGCTGACAGACGACGAGGCCAACTCTGTCTTATTGCCTTTCACCCCGGTTGATGTTAAACAGGTAGTGTTTGATATTGCTGAGGATAAAGCATCGGGGCCCGATGGGTACTCATCAGGTTTCTTTAAAGCGGCATGGCCGATGTGGGACAGAG TTATAGAGGCCAACTCTGTCTTATTGCCTTTCACCCCGGTTGATGTTAAACAGGTAGTGTTTGATATTGCTGAGGATAAAGCATCGGGGCCCGATGGGTACTCATCAGGTTTCTTTAAAGCGGCATGGCCGATGTGGGACAGGAG gtggattgaggaatgTGTCACTACAACATCTTTCTCAGTCGGGCTCAATGGAAAGCCCCATGGATTCTTCACGGGAGCTAGAGGGCTACGACAGGGGGATCCTCTTTCATCGTACTTATTTGTGCTCGTCATGGAGGTGCTACACTTGGGTTTTCTCCAGTTGATTGATCAAAAAG AGCTGAAGCTGAACGTCCAAAAGAGTCATCTTATCATCTCAGGGTCAACACAGGGACTTAGAGAAGATATACTGACTTTACTTGGGTTCCAGGAAGGGCAACTGTCGATGAG TGTTTATTGGGCCTCTGCAATCATTTTGTCGAAGAAAATcattaaagaaattgagaaaagactACGAGCTTTCTTATGGAAAGGAATAGGGAACAGTGGATACgcaaaggtagcatggaaTGACGTGTGTCGGCCTGTTGAGGAGGGAGGCCAAGGAATCAGGGATGTTGCTACATTGAATCAGGCATTAATGAgtaagaaactctgtgatgtAATCCGATGCGAGAGGACATCAATTTGGGTGGACTGGTTGTACGCTAGTCGGTTACAAAACACCTCTGTTTGGACAGTACGCGATGATAGGGGTTCATAG